One genomic region from Gossypium hirsutum isolate 1008001.06 chromosome D13, Gossypium_hirsutum_v2.1, whole genome shotgun sequence encodes:
- the LOC107920028 gene encoding protein MODIFIER OF SNC1 11 isoform X3 produces MATTADKPLATARNSAAPSSVANSSAEPISKKTAEPALPSTDKLDPPSSDTSASEVPLKESEGSKTGGTAGGSVSGGGSAPVSDIQKKIRRAERFGVPVQLSEQEKRNSRAERFGTGPSTNGSEASKQSEDLKRKARAERFGLSVPTTAADEEAKKKARLARFAQDSKPDTVEEEKRKARAIRFSNPPSSTSSQEAPIAGKAGGGP; encoded by the exons ATGGCAACCACCGCCGATAAACCCCTCGCTACCGCAAGAAACTCCGCGGCTCCATCCTCCGTCGCCAATTCATCCGCAGAACCGATCTCTAAGAAGACCGCGGAGCCCGCTCTGCCTTCCACCGATAAGTTAGATCCTCCTAGCTCTGATACTTCTGCTTCTGAAGTACCTCTTAAGGAGAGCGAGGGTTCGAAGACTGGCGGGACTGCTGGGGGCTCCGTCTCTGGGGGTGGCAGCGCTCCCGTTAGCGACATCCAGAAGAAGATTCGCCGAGCTGAGCGGTTCGGCGTACCGGTCCAGTTGTCTGAGCAAGAGAAGCGTAATTCTAGGGCTGAGAG GTTCGGCACTGGGCCCAGCACGAATGGATCAGAAGCATCTAAGCAATCAGAGGACTTGAAGAGGAAAGCCAGAGCAGAGAG GTTTGGGCTTTCTGTACCCACTACGGCTGCTGATGAGGAGGCCAAAAAGAAAGCACGTCTTGCCAGATTTGCACAAGATTCCAAACCTGATACGGTggaagaggagaaaagaaaagcgaGGGCAATTAG GTTCTCTAATCCTCCATCAAGTACATCATCACAG GAGGCTCCTATTGCTGGAAAGGCTGGTGGAGGACCCTAA
- the LOC107920028 gene encoding protein MODIFIER OF SNC1 11 isoform X4 produces MATTADKPLATARNSAAPSSVANSSAEPISKKTAEPALPSTDKLDPPSSDTSASEVPLKESEGSKTGGTAGGSVSGGGSAPVSDIQKKIRRAERFGVPVQLSEQEKRNSRAERFGTGPSTNGSEASKQSEDLKRKARAERFGLSVPTTAADEEAKKKARLARFAQDSKPDTVEEEKRKARAIRFSNPPSSTSSQAPIAGKAGGGP; encoded by the exons ATGGCAACCACCGCCGATAAACCCCTCGCTACCGCAAGAAACTCCGCGGCTCCATCCTCCGTCGCCAATTCATCCGCAGAACCGATCTCTAAGAAGACCGCGGAGCCCGCTCTGCCTTCCACCGATAAGTTAGATCCTCCTAGCTCTGATACTTCTGCTTCTGAAGTACCTCTTAAGGAGAGCGAGGGTTCGAAGACTGGCGGGACTGCTGGGGGCTCCGTCTCTGGGGGTGGCAGCGCTCCCGTTAGCGACATCCAGAAGAAGATTCGCCGAGCTGAGCGGTTCGGCGTACCGGTCCAGTTGTCTGAGCAAGAGAAGCGTAATTCTAGGGCTGAGAG GTTCGGCACTGGGCCCAGCACGAATGGATCAGAAGCATCTAAGCAATCAGAGGACTTGAAGAGGAAAGCCAGAGCAGAGAG GTTTGGGCTTTCTGTACCCACTACGGCTGCTGATGAGGAGGCCAAAAAGAAAGCACGTCTTGCCAGATTTGCACAAGATTCCAAACCTGATACGGTggaagaggagaaaagaaaagcgaGGGCAATTAG GTTCTCTAATCCTCCATCAAGTACATCATCACAG GCTCCTATTGCTGGAAAGGCTGGTGGAGGACCCTAA
- the LOC107920028 gene encoding protein MODIFIER OF SNC1 11 isoform X1 yields MATTADKPLATARNSAAPSSVANSSAEPISKKTAEPALPSTDKLDPPSSDTSASEVPLKESEGSKTGGTAGGSVSGGGSAPVSDIQKKIRRAERFGVPVQLSEQEKRNSRAERFGTGPSTNGSEASKQSEDLKRKARAERFGLSVPTTAADEEAKKKARLARFAQDSKPDTVEEEKRKARAIRFSNPPSSTSSQVNGKGNIEPEAPIAGKAGGGP; encoded by the exons ATGGCAACCACCGCCGATAAACCCCTCGCTACCGCAAGAAACTCCGCGGCTCCATCCTCCGTCGCCAATTCATCCGCAGAACCGATCTCTAAGAAGACCGCGGAGCCCGCTCTGCCTTCCACCGATAAGTTAGATCCTCCTAGCTCTGATACTTCTGCTTCTGAAGTACCTCTTAAGGAGAGCGAGGGTTCGAAGACTGGCGGGACTGCTGGGGGCTCCGTCTCTGGGGGTGGCAGCGCTCCCGTTAGCGACATCCAGAAGAAGATTCGCCGAGCTGAGCGGTTCGGCGTACCGGTCCAGTTGTCTGAGCAAGAGAAGCGTAATTCTAGGGCTGAGAG GTTCGGCACTGGGCCCAGCACGAATGGATCAGAAGCATCTAAGCAATCAGAGGACTTGAAGAGGAAAGCCAGAGCAGAGAG GTTTGGGCTTTCTGTACCCACTACGGCTGCTGATGAGGAGGCCAAAAAGAAAGCACGTCTTGCCAGATTTGCACAAGATTCCAAACCTGATACGGTggaagaggagaaaagaaaagcgaGGGCAATTAG GTTCTCTAATCCTCCATCAAGTACATCATCACAGGTGAATGGGAAGGGAAATATTGAGCCA GAGGCTCCTATTGCTGGAAAGGCTGGTGGAGGACCCTAA
- the LOC107920028 gene encoding protein MODIFIER OF SNC1 11 isoform X2 produces the protein MATTADKPLATARNSAAPSSVANSSAEPISKKTAEPALPSTDKLDPPSSDTSASEVPLKESEGSKTGGTAGGSVSGGGSAPVSDIQKKIRRAERFGVPVQLSEQEKRNSRAERFGTGPSTNGSEASKQSEDLKRKARAERFGLSVPTTAADEEAKKKARLARFAQDSKPDTVEEEKRKARAIRFSNPPSSTSSQVNGKGNIEPAPIAGKAGGGP, from the exons ATGGCAACCACCGCCGATAAACCCCTCGCTACCGCAAGAAACTCCGCGGCTCCATCCTCCGTCGCCAATTCATCCGCAGAACCGATCTCTAAGAAGACCGCGGAGCCCGCTCTGCCTTCCACCGATAAGTTAGATCCTCCTAGCTCTGATACTTCTGCTTCTGAAGTACCTCTTAAGGAGAGCGAGGGTTCGAAGACTGGCGGGACTGCTGGGGGCTCCGTCTCTGGGGGTGGCAGCGCTCCCGTTAGCGACATCCAGAAGAAGATTCGCCGAGCTGAGCGGTTCGGCGTACCGGTCCAGTTGTCTGAGCAAGAGAAGCGTAATTCTAGGGCTGAGAG GTTCGGCACTGGGCCCAGCACGAATGGATCAGAAGCATCTAAGCAATCAGAGGACTTGAAGAGGAAAGCCAGAGCAGAGAG GTTTGGGCTTTCTGTACCCACTACGGCTGCTGATGAGGAGGCCAAAAAGAAAGCACGTCTTGCCAGATTTGCACAAGATTCCAAACCTGATACGGTggaagaggagaaaagaaaagcgaGGGCAATTAG GTTCTCTAATCCTCCATCAAGTACATCATCACAGGTGAATGGGAAGGGAAATATTGAGCCA GCTCCTATTGCTGGAAAGGCTGGTGGAGGACCCTAA